Proteins found in one Diorhabda carinulata isolate Delta chromosome 11, icDioCari1.1, whole genome shotgun sequence genomic segment:
- the LOC130899559 gene encoding moesin/ezrin/radixin homolog 1 isoform X4 has translation MPKQMNVRVTTMDAELEFAIQQTTSGKQLFDQVVKTIGLREVWFFGLQYTDSKGDLTWVKLYRKVMSQDVKKENPLQFKFRAKFYPEDVAEELIQDITLRLFYLQVKNAILSDEIYCPPETSVLLASYAVQARHGDYQKALHSEGFLANDRLLPQRVMDQHKMSKDEWENSIMTWWKEHKGMLREDAMMEYLKIAQDLEMYGVNYFEIRNKKGTELYLGVDALGLNIYEKDDQLTPKIGFPWSEIRNISFNDRKFIIKPIDKKAPDFVFFAPRVRINKRILALCMGNHELYMRRRKPDTIDVQQMKAQAREEKLAKQQQREKLQLEIAARERAEKKQQEYEDRIKAMQEEMERSQANLQEAQEMIRRLEEQLKQLQAAKEELEKRQNELQAMMERLEESKNLEAAERAKLEEEIRAKQEEVQRIQEEVEAKDSETKRLQEEVENARRKEEELKQQQLANATKGHLEENDHNEDDEMVNGDVSQELNTDENIVDPIEDRRTLAERNERLQDQLLALKKDLAQSRDETKETAMDKIHRENVRQGRDKYKTLREIRKGNTKRRVDQFENM, from the exons ATGAACGTGCGGGTCACAACCATGGACGCGGAATTGGAATTCGCGATCCAACAAACAACGTCCGGCAAACAACTCTTCGACCAAGTGGTAAAAACAATCGGTCTTAGAGAAGTTTGGTTCTTCGGGTTGCAATATACCGATTCCAAAGGGGACCTTACTTGGGTTAAACTCTACAGAAAG gtaATGAGCCAAGATGTGAAAAAAGAAAATCCTCTGCAATTCAAATTCCGCGCCAAATTCTACCCCGAAGACGTCGCCGAAGAATTGATCCAAGATATTACCCTCCGTCTTTTTTACCTCCAagtaaagaacgccatattgtCCGACGAAATTTACTGTCCGCCCGAAACTTCGGTTCTCTTAGCCTCGTACGCGGTACAAGCGAGGCATGGAGACTATCAGAAGGCGCTCCATTCCGAAGGGTTCCTGGCCAACGACCGGCTGTTACCCCAACG CGTTATGGATCAACACAAAATGTCGAAAGACGAATGGGAAAATAGCATAATGACCTGGTGGAAGGAGCACAAAGGTATGTTGCGCGAAGACGCCATGATGGAATACCTCAAGATAGCGCAAGATCTCGAAATGTACGGagttaattatttcgaaatccGCAACAAAAAAGGAACGGAATTGTACCTAGGAGTAGATGCTCTCGGTCTCAATATCTACGAAAAAGATGATCA ACTCACTCCGAAGATCGGATTCCCTTGGTCTGAAATCCGCAATATCTCATTCAACGATAGAAAATTCATAATCAAACCGATCGATAAGAAAGCGCCAGATTTCGTCTTCTTCGCGCCGCGAGTACGCATCAACAAGCGTATCCTCGCCCTTTGCATGGGTAATCACGAATTGTACATGCGCAGACGTAAACCGGATACCATCGATGTCCAACAAATGAAAGCGCAAGCGAGAGAAGAGAAATTAGCTAAACAGCAGCAAAGAGAGAAGCTTCAATTGGAAATTGCGGCGAGAGAAAGAGCCGAAAAGAAACAGCAAGAATATGAAGATAGAATTAAAG CTATGCAAGAAGAAATGGAAAGGAGTCAAGCTAATCTCCAAGAAGCTCAAGAGATGATTAGAAGGTTAGAAGAACAACTGAAACAACTTCAAGCGGCTAAAGAAGAACTCGAAAAGAGACAGAACGAGTTGCAAGCTATGATGGAACGTTTGGAGGAAAGCAAGAACTTGGAAGCTGCCGAAAGGGCGAAACTCGAAGAAGAAATCAGGGCGAAACAGGAAGAAGTTCAACGTATACAAGAAGAA GTTGAAGCTAAAGATAGCGAAACTAAACGTCTACAAGAAGAAGTTGAAAACGCCCGTcgtaaagaagaagaattgaaacAACAACAACTCGCCAACGCGACCAAAGGTCATTTGGAAGAGAATGATCACAACGAAGACGATGAAATGGTTAATGGTGATGTTAGCCAAGAACTTAATACCGATGAAAATATCGTCGATCCTATCGAAGATAGACGTACGCTAGCAGAAAGAAACGAACGTTTACAAGATCAATTATTG GCTCTGAAGAAGGACCTCGCCCAATCTCGCGACGAAACTAAGGAAACTGCCATGGATAAAATTCACAGGGAAAACGTCCGCCAAGGAAGGGACAAATACAAGACATTGCGTGAAATCCGCAAGGGCAATACTAAACGTAGAGTTGATCAATtcgaaaatatgtaa
- the LOC130899559 gene encoding moesin/ezrin/radixin homolog 1 isoform X3, whose protein sequence is MVAGGKLMNVRVTTMDAELEFAIQQTTSGKQLFDQVVKTIGLREVWFFGLQYTDSKGDLTWVKLYRKVMSQDVKKENPLQFKFRAKFYPEDVAEELIQDITLRLFYLQVKNAILSDEIYCPPETSVLLASYAVQARHGDYQKALHSEGFLANDRLLPQRVMDQHKMSKDEWENSIMTWWKEHKGMLREDAMMEYLKIAQDLEMYGVNYFEIRNKKGTELYLGVDALGLNIYEKDDQLTPKIGFPWSEIRNISFNDRKFIIKPIDKKAPDFVFFAPRVRINKRILALCMGNHELYMRRRKPDTIDVQQMKAQAREEKLAKQQQREKLQLEIAARERAEKKQQEYEDRIKAMQEEMERSQANLQEAQEMIRRLEEQLKQLQAAKEELEKRQNELQAMMERLEESKNLEAAERAKLEEEIRAKQEEVQRIQEEVEAKDSETKRLQEEVENARRKEEELKQQQLANATKGHLEENDHNEDDEMVNGDVSQELNTDENIVDPIEDRRTLAERNERLQDQLLALKKDLAQSRDETKETAMDKIHRENVRQGRDKYKTLREIRKGNTKRRVDQFENM, encoded by the exons atggtcGCAGGAGGGAAATTG ATGAACGTGCGGGTCACAACCATGGACGCGGAATTGGAATTCGCGATCCAACAAACAACGTCCGGCAAACAACTCTTCGACCAAGTGGTAAAAACAATCGGTCTTAGAGAAGTTTGGTTCTTCGGGTTGCAATATACCGATTCCAAAGGGGACCTTACTTGGGTTAAACTCTACAGAAAG gtaATGAGCCAAGATGTGAAAAAAGAAAATCCTCTGCAATTCAAATTCCGCGCCAAATTCTACCCCGAAGACGTCGCCGAAGAATTGATCCAAGATATTACCCTCCGTCTTTTTTACCTCCAagtaaagaacgccatattgtCCGACGAAATTTACTGTCCGCCCGAAACTTCGGTTCTCTTAGCCTCGTACGCGGTACAAGCGAGGCATGGAGACTATCAGAAGGCGCTCCATTCCGAAGGGTTCCTGGCCAACGACCGGCTGTTACCCCAACG CGTTATGGATCAACACAAAATGTCGAAAGACGAATGGGAAAATAGCATAATGACCTGGTGGAAGGAGCACAAAGGTATGTTGCGCGAAGACGCCATGATGGAATACCTCAAGATAGCGCAAGATCTCGAAATGTACGGagttaattatttcgaaatccGCAACAAAAAAGGAACGGAATTGTACCTAGGAGTAGATGCTCTCGGTCTCAATATCTACGAAAAAGATGATCA ACTCACTCCGAAGATCGGATTCCCTTGGTCTGAAATCCGCAATATCTCATTCAACGATAGAAAATTCATAATCAAACCGATCGATAAGAAAGCGCCAGATTTCGTCTTCTTCGCGCCGCGAGTACGCATCAACAAGCGTATCCTCGCCCTTTGCATGGGTAATCACGAATTGTACATGCGCAGACGTAAACCGGATACCATCGATGTCCAACAAATGAAAGCGCAAGCGAGAGAAGAGAAATTAGCTAAACAGCAGCAAAGAGAGAAGCTTCAATTGGAAATTGCGGCGAGAGAAAGAGCCGAAAAGAAACAGCAAGAATATGAAGATAGAATTAAAG CTATGCAAGAAGAAATGGAAAGGAGTCAAGCTAATCTCCAAGAAGCTCAAGAGATGATTAGAAGGTTAGAAGAACAACTGAAACAACTTCAAGCGGCTAAAGAAGAACTCGAAAAGAGACAGAACGAGTTGCAAGCTATGATGGAACGTTTGGAGGAAAGCAAGAACTTGGAAGCTGCCGAAAGGGCGAAACTCGAAGAAGAAATCAGGGCGAAACAGGAAGAAGTTCAACGTATACAAGAAGAA GTTGAAGCTAAAGATAGCGAAACTAAACGTCTACAAGAAGAAGTTGAAAACGCCCGTcgtaaagaagaagaattgaaacAACAACAACTCGCCAACGCGACCAAAGGTCATTTGGAAGAGAATGATCACAACGAAGACGATGAAATGGTTAATGGTGATGTTAGCCAAGAACTTAATACCGATGAAAATATCGTCGATCCTATCGAAGATAGACGTACGCTAGCAGAAAGAAACGAACGTTTACAAGATCAATTATTG GCTCTGAAGAAGGACCTCGCCCAATCTCGCGACGAAACTAAGGAAACTGCCATGGATAAAATTCACAGGGAAAACGTCCGCCAAGGAAGGGACAAATACAAGACATTGCGTGAAATCCGCAAGGGCAATACTAAACGTAGAGTTGATCAATtcgaaaatatgtaa
- the LOC130899559 gene encoding moesin/ezrin/radixin homolog 1 isoform X1 encodes MSKSVKDRRPPYDDVLVTAIRVLSLQNAEISALIPKYFGKPEEDIASWLFRIENLQQRFGLTSDHIVAIAISKLRGGALTHFQRNVPINPSYDEFKENMLGRYLEPYFSRRKWLREENFLDYFEDKVTLGELLKLDEIDVIKCIIQGISDRKMKNRFRKCKFQTIDEFRRDVIDEFKPIEVVEKTNDIVDVDLTNMTRKQYTQHSRDLVSDKRSDKLKKQMNVRVTTMDAELEFAIQQTTSGKQLFDQVVKTIGLREVWFFGLQYTDSKGDLTWVKLYRKVMSQDVKKENPLQFKFRAKFYPEDVAEELIQDITLRLFYLQVKNAILSDEIYCPPETSVLLASYAVQARHGDYQKALHSEGFLANDRLLPQRVMDQHKMSKDEWENSIMTWWKEHKGMLREDAMMEYLKIAQDLEMYGVNYFEIRNKKGTELYLGVDALGLNIYEKDDQLTPKIGFPWSEIRNISFNDRKFIIKPIDKKAPDFVFFAPRVRINKRILALCMGNHELYMRRRKPDTIDVQQMKAQAREEKLAKQQQREKLQLEIAARERAEKKQQEYEDRIKAMQEEMERSQANLQEAQEMIRRLEEQLKQLQAAKEELEKRQNELQAMMERLEESKNLEAAERAKLEEEIRAKQEEVQRIQEEVEAKDSETKRLQEEVENARRKEEELKQQQLANATKGHLEENDHNEDDEMVNGDVSQELNTDENIVDPIEDRRTLAERNERLQDQLLALKKDLAQSRDETKETAMDKIHRENVRQGRDKYKTLREIRKGNTKRRVDQFENM; translated from the exons ATGTCGAAATCAGTCAAAGATCGAAGACCTCCGTACGATGACGTCCTTGTAACGGCAATAAGAGTCCTAAGTTTACAAAACGCAGAAATATCGGCGTTAATCCCGAAATATTTCGGTAAACCCGAAGAAGATATTGCAAGTTGGTTATTTAGGATAGAAAATTTGCAACAACGTTTCGGACTTACTAGCGACCATATTGTAGCTATAGCTATAAGTAAACTTAGGGGAGGCGCTCTAACTCATTTCCAAAGGAACGTACCGATCAACCCCAGTTACGatgaatttaaagaaaatatgttgGGGCGGTATTTGGAACCGTATTTTTCGCGAAGAAAATGGCTTCGAGAAGAAAATTTCTTGGATTATTTCGAAGATAAAGTTACCTTGGGGGAATTATTGAAACTCGACGAAATCGACGTAATCAAATGTATTATTCAAGGTATTTCCGATAGGAAAATGAAAAACCGTTTCagaaaatgtaaatttcaaaCTATAGAtgagtttcgacgagatgtaatCGACGAATTTAAACCGATCGAAGTGGTAGAAAAAACAAACGATATCGTCGATGTTGATTTAACGAATATGACGCGAAAACAGTATACGCAACATTCGCGGGACCTAGTCTCCGACAAAAGGTccgataaattgaaaaaacag ATGAACGTGCGGGTCACAACCATGGACGCGGAATTGGAATTCGCGATCCAACAAACAACGTCCGGCAAACAACTCTTCGACCAAGTGGTAAAAACAATCGGTCTTAGAGAAGTTTGGTTCTTCGGGTTGCAATATACCGATTCCAAAGGGGACCTTACTTGGGTTAAACTCTACAGAAAG gtaATGAGCCAAGATGTGAAAAAAGAAAATCCTCTGCAATTCAAATTCCGCGCCAAATTCTACCCCGAAGACGTCGCCGAAGAATTGATCCAAGATATTACCCTCCGTCTTTTTTACCTCCAagtaaagaacgccatattgtCCGACGAAATTTACTGTCCGCCCGAAACTTCGGTTCTCTTAGCCTCGTACGCGGTACAAGCGAGGCATGGAGACTATCAGAAGGCGCTCCATTCCGAAGGGTTCCTGGCCAACGACCGGCTGTTACCCCAACG CGTTATGGATCAACACAAAATGTCGAAAGACGAATGGGAAAATAGCATAATGACCTGGTGGAAGGAGCACAAAGGTATGTTGCGCGAAGACGCCATGATGGAATACCTCAAGATAGCGCAAGATCTCGAAATGTACGGagttaattatttcgaaatccGCAACAAAAAAGGAACGGAATTGTACCTAGGAGTAGATGCTCTCGGTCTCAATATCTACGAAAAAGATGATCA ACTCACTCCGAAGATCGGATTCCCTTGGTCTGAAATCCGCAATATCTCATTCAACGATAGAAAATTCATAATCAAACCGATCGATAAGAAAGCGCCAGATTTCGTCTTCTTCGCGCCGCGAGTACGCATCAACAAGCGTATCCTCGCCCTTTGCATGGGTAATCACGAATTGTACATGCGCAGACGTAAACCGGATACCATCGATGTCCAACAAATGAAAGCGCAAGCGAGAGAAGAGAAATTAGCTAAACAGCAGCAAAGAGAGAAGCTTCAATTGGAAATTGCGGCGAGAGAAAGAGCCGAAAAGAAACAGCAAGAATATGAAGATAGAATTAAAG CTATGCAAGAAGAAATGGAAAGGAGTCAAGCTAATCTCCAAGAAGCTCAAGAGATGATTAGAAGGTTAGAAGAACAACTGAAACAACTTCAAGCGGCTAAAGAAGAACTCGAAAAGAGACAGAACGAGTTGCAAGCTATGATGGAACGTTTGGAGGAAAGCAAGAACTTGGAAGCTGCCGAAAGGGCGAAACTCGAAGAAGAAATCAGGGCGAAACAGGAAGAAGTTCAACGTATACAAGAAGAA GTTGAAGCTAAAGATAGCGAAACTAAACGTCTACAAGAAGAAGTTGAAAACGCCCGTcgtaaagaagaagaattgaaacAACAACAACTCGCCAACGCGACCAAAGGTCATTTGGAAGAGAATGATCACAACGAAGACGATGAAATGGTTAATGGTGATGTTAGCCAAGAACTTAATACCGATGAAAATATCGTCGATCCTATCGAAGATAGACGTACGCTAGCAGAAAGAAACGAACGTTTACAAGATCAATTATTG GCTCTGAAGAAGGACCTCGCCCAATCTCGCGACGAAACTAAGGAAACTGCCATGGATAAAATTCACAGGGAAAACGTCCGCCAAGGAAGGGACAAATACAAGACATTGCGTGAAATCCGCAAGGGCAATACTAAACGTAGAGTTGATCAATtcgaaaatatgtaa
- the LOC130899559 gene encoding moesin/ezrin/radixin homolog 1 isoform X2, which yields MHSSTKMGVETYTKQLNPFFRNKYFGIGRKKIASQSTIMNVRVTTMDAELEFAIQQTTSGKQLFDQVVKTIGLREVWFFGLQYTDSKGDLTWVKLYRKVMSQDVKKENPLQFKFRAKFYPEDVAEELIQDITLRLFYLQVKNAILSDEIYCPPETSVLLASYAVQARHGDYQKALHSEGFLANDRLLPQRVMDQHKMSKDEWENSIMTWWKEHKGMLREDAMMEYLKIAQDLEMYGVNYFEIRNKKGTELYLGVDALGLNIYEKDDQLTPKIGFPWSEIRNISFNDRKFIIKPIDKKAPDFVFFAPRVRINKRILALCMGNHELYMRRRKPDTIDVQQMKAQAREEKLAKQQQREKLQLEIAARERAEKKQQEYEDRIKAMQEEMERSQANLQEAQEMIRRLEEQLKQLQAAKEELEKRQNELQAMMERLEESKNLEAAERAKLEEEIRAKQEEVQRIQEEVEAKDSETKRLQEEVENARRKEEELKQQQLANATKGHLEENDHNEDDEMVNGDVSQELNTDENIVDPIEDRRTLAERNERLQDQLLALKKDLAQSRDETKETAMDKIHRENVRQGRDKYKTLREIRKGNTKRRVDQFENM from the exons atgcacAGTAGTACGAAAATGGGCGTAGAAACGTACACAAAACAACTCAATCCGTTTTTTCGGAATAAATACTTCGGAATTGGACGGAAAAAAATCGCGTCTCAATCCACTATA ATGAACGTGCGGGTCACAACCATGGACGCGGAATTGGAATTCGCGATCCAACAAACAACGTCCGGCAAACAACTCTTCGACCAAGTGGTAAAAACAATCGGTCTTAGAGAAGTTTGGTTCTTCGGGTTGCAATATACCGATTCCAAAGGGGACCTTACTTGGGTTAAACTCTACAGAAAG gtaATGAGCCAAGATGTGAAAAAAGAAAATCCTCTGCAATTCAAATTCCGCGCCAAATTCTACCCCGAAGACGTCGCCGAAGAATTGATCCAAGATATTACCCTCCGTCTTTTTTACCTCCAagtaaagaacgccatattgtCCGACGAAATTTACTGTCCGCCCGAAACTTCGGTTCTCTTAGCCTCGTACGCGGTACAAGCGAGGCATGGAGACTATCAGAAGGCGCTCCATTCCGAAGGGTTCCTGGCCAACGACCGGCTGTTACCCCAACG CGTTATGGATCAACACAAAATGTCGAAAGACGAATGGGAAAATAGCATAATGACCTGGTGGAAGGAGCACAAAGGTATGTTGCGCGAAGACGCCATGATGGAATACCTCAAGATAGCGCAAGATCTCGAAATGTACGGagttaattatttcgaaatccGCAACAAAAAAGGAACGGAATTGTACCTAGGAGTAGATGCTCTCGGTCTCAATATCTACGAAAAAGATGATCA ACTCACTCCGAAGATCGGATTCCCTTGGTCTGAAATCCGCAATATCTCATTCAACGATAGAAAATTCATAATCAAACCGATCGATAAGAAAGCGCCAGATTTCGTCTTCTTCGCGCCGCGAGTACGCATCAACAAGCGTATCCTCGCCCTTTGCATGGGTAATCACGAATTGTACATGCGCAGACGTAAACCGGATACCATCGATGTCCAACAAATGAAAGCGCAAGCGAGAGAAGAGAAATTAGCTAAACAGCAGCAAAGAGAGAAGCTTCAATTGGAAATTGCGGCGAGAGAAAGAGCCGAAAAGAAACAGCAAGAATATGAAGATAGAATTAAAG CTATGCAAGAAGAAATGGAAAGGAGTCAAGCTAATCTCCAAGAAGCTCAAGAGATGATTAGAAGGTTAGAAGAACAACTGAAACAACTTCAAGCGGCTAAAGAAGAACTCGAAAAGAGACAGAACGAGTTGCAAGCTATGATGGAACGTTTGGAGGAAAGCAAGAACTTGGAAGCTGCCGAAAGGGCGAAACTCGAAGAAGAAATCAGGGCGAAACAGGAAGAAGTTCAACGTATACAAGAAGAA GTTGAAGCTAAAGATAGCGAAACTAAACGTCTACAAGAAGAAGTTGAAAACGCCCGTcgtaaagaagaagaattgaaacAACAACAACTCGCCAACGCGACCAAAGGTCATTTGGAAGAGAATGATCACAACGAAGACGATGAAATGGTTAATGGTGATGTTAGCCAAGAACTTAATACCGATGAAAATATCGTCGATCCTATCGAAGATAGACGTACGCTAGCAGAAAGAAACGAACGTTTACAAGATCAATTATTG GCTCTGAAGAAGGACCTCGCCCAATCTCGCGACGAAACTAAGGAAACTGCCATGGATAAAATTCACAGGGAAAACGTCCGCCAAGGAAGGGACAAATACAAGACATTGCGTGAAATCCGCAAGGGCAATACTAAACGTAGAGTTGATCAATtcgaaaatatgtaa